From the genome of Gemmatimonadota bacterium, one region includes:
- a CDS encoding GHMP kinase → MIITQTPLRISFAGGLTDFTDFYEREDGLVVSAAIDKYIFVIINERFDDRIYINYSKREAVDHPDEIEHDLIREALRLTGVTRGVEITTLTDIPSEGSGLGSSSSITVGLLNALYTYCGNPQPTEKLAQDACEIEIERCGQPIGKQDQYIAAYGGLCGFTFRPGGVEVERLGLADGHAERLSESLMLFYTNKTRKAETILREQKANMTGKFALVKEIKSVAQSARSALAAGEIDRMGELLDRGWTWKYKMSGLVSNDEIDTMYRKARDAGATGGKVCGAGGGGFLLLCCPESSRSRVRDALSDYRELPFNLERDGTKVIFNMRRQVSK, encoded by the coding sequence ATGATCATCACCCAGACGCCCCTGCGCATCAGCTTCGCCGGCGGCCTCACGGATTTCACCGATTTCTACGAACGGGAGGACGGCCTGGTCGTCAGCGCGGCCATCGACAAGTACATCTTCGTCATCATCAACGAACGGTTCGACGACCGCATCTACATCAACTACTCGAAGCGGGAGGCCGTCGATCATCCCGATGAGATCGAGCACGACCTGATCCGGGAGGCACTGCGGCTCACCGGCGTGACCCGGGGCGTGGAAATCACGACGCTGACGGACATCCCTTCCGAGGGATCGGGCCTGGGGTCCTCGAGCAGCATCACGGTCGGCCTGCTGAATGCCCTGTATACCTATTGCGGCAACCCGCAGCCTACCGAGAAACTGGCACAGGACGCCTGCGAAATCGAGATCGAACGGTGCGGCCAGCCCATCGGGAAGCAGGACCAGTACATCGCGGCCTACGGCGGACTGTGCGGGTTTACGTTCCGACCCGGCGGCGTGGAGGTGGAACGCCTCGGCCTCGCCGACGGCCACGCGGAACGGTTGAGCGAAAGCCTGATGCTGTTCTACACCAACAAGACCCGCAAGGCGGAGACCATCCTGCGCGAGCAGAAAGCGAACATGACCGGCAAGTTCGCCCTGGTGAAAGAGATCAAGTCCGTGGCGCAAAGCGCGCGGTCAGCCCTCGCGGCCGGGGAGATCGACCGCATGGGCGAACTACTTGACCGGGGCTGGACCTGGAAGTACAAGATGTCCGGACTCGTGAGCAACGACGAGATCGACACCATGTACCGGAAAGCCAGGGACGCCGGCGCCACGGGCGGCAAAGTCTGCGGCGCGGGCGGCGGCGGCTTCCTGCTCCTGTGCTGCCCGGAGTCTTCCCGGTCCCGGGTGCGCGACGCGCTGTCCGACTACCGGGAACTGCCTTTCAACCTGGAACGCGACGGCACCAAGGTGATCTTCAACATGCGAAGGCAGGTATCGAAATGA
- a CDS encoding ribose-phosphate pyrophosphokinase, whose translation MAVGLKILSGNSNAPLAQDICEYLGVPLGNAAVSRFSDDEIRIHINEDIRGTDVFVVQSTNSPAENLVELLLLLDAAKRASARRATAVIPYYGYARQDRKAGPRVPISAKVMANLIAAAGADRVLTMDLHAPQIQGFFDIPLDHLYSAPVFTRRLRELGTSDDLVIASPDAGGMAMARSYGRRLNCPLALVDKRRPRPNVSEVVNVIGEVEGKNVIIRDDMIDTGGSLTGAAEALKKNGAETIYAACTHALLSGNAMQKVEDSVLDCLIVSDSIRLNEDMCRGKLEQLSVASLFGEAIKRIHEEKSVSSLFESSDQT comes from the coding sequence GTGGCGGTCGGTTTGAAGATTCTGAGTGGGAATTCAAACGCACCGCTTGCACAAGACATCTGCGAATATCTCGGCGTACCCCTGGGCAACGCCGCCGTTTCCCGTTTCAGCGACGACGAGATCCGGATTCACATCAACGAGGACATCCGCGGCACCGACGTGTTCGTGGTCCAGTCGACCAACTCGCCGGCGGAGAACCTCGTCGAACTGCTGCTTTTGCTGGACGCGGCCAAACGGGCATCGGCGCGAAGGGCCACCGCGGTGATCCCCTACTACGGCTACGCCCGCCAGGACCGCAAGGCGGGGCCCCGGGTACCCATTTCGGCCAAGGTCATGGCGAACCTGATCGCCGCGGCTGGAGCGGACCGCGTGCTCACCATGGACCTGCACGCGCCCCAGATCCAGGGGTTCTTCGACATCCCCCTGGACCACCTGTATTCGGCGCCGGTATTTACCCGCCGGCTCAGGGAACTGGGGACTTCGGATGACCTGGTGATCGCGTCCCCGGACGCCGGGGGCATGGCCATGGCCCGGTCCTATGGCAGGCGGCTGAACTGCCCGCTGGCCCTGGTGGACAAGCGTCGGCCGAGACCCAACGTGTCCGAGGTCGTCAACGTGATCGGCGAAGTGGAAGGAAAGAACGTGATCATCCGCGACGACATGATCGACACCGGAGGGAGCCTGACCGGCGCGGCCGAGGCCCTGAAGAAGAACGGCGCGGAGACGATCTACGCGGCGTGTACCCACGCCCTGCTCTCCGGAAACGCCATGCAGAAGGTGGAGGATTCCGTACTGGACTGCCTGATCGTCTCGGACTCGATACGCCTGAACGAGGACATGTGTCGGGGCAAGCTGGAGCAGTTGTCCGTGGCGTCCCTGTTCGGCGAGGCGATCAAGCGCATACACGAAGAAAAATCCGTCAGCTCGCTCTTCGAATCGTCGGATCAGACTTGA
- a CDS encoding aminoacyl-tRNA hydrolase — protein sequence MCQHADSGSLWPAERPDDPSMHAFIGLGNPGVRYADTRHNAGFDVIDTWLRRLDLALAPVSERFHGTIAEIGGLPVALVKPVTFMNRSGYAVREAVGHYELDVDRIVVVCDDVNLPFGTLRLRSKGSHGGHRGLESIIDALGTEAFARQRIGIDVPRDADTLVDYVLEVFTKEEATDLPIVLDRACDQLEVFVSEGCGEAANRYNGPS from the coding sequence ATGTGTCAGCATGCCGATTCCGGTTCCTTGTGGCCCGCAGAGCGGCCTGACGATCCGTCCATGCATGCCTTCATCGGCCTTGGCAATCCCGGTGTCCGGTACGCGGACACGCGCCACAACGCCGGTTTCGACGTGATTGACACCTGGCTTCGGCGCCTCGACCTTGCGCTCGCCCCGGTCAGCGAGCGGTTTCACGGTACCATCGCGGAGATCGGCGGACTGCCCGTGGCGCTGGTCAAGCCGGTGACCTTCATGAACCGCAGCGGTTACGCGGTCCGGGAGGCGGTGGGACATTACGAACTCGACGTCGATCGTATCGTGGTCGTTTGCGACGACGTCAACCTGCCCTTCGGTACGTTGCGTCTCAGGTCGAAGGGCAGTCATGGCGGCCACCGGGGCCTGGAATCCATTATCGATGCGCTAGGCACGGAAGCATTCGCCCGCCAGCGCATTGGCATCGATGTCCCCAGGGACGCCGATACGCTGGTCGATTATGTGCTGGAGGTGTTTACCAAAGAGGAAGCAACGGATCTGCCCATCGTCCTCGACCGGGCCTGTGACCAGTTGGAGGTGTTCGTAAGCGAAGGTTGCGGCGAGGCGGCGAACAGGTATAACGGCCCGTCGTGA
- the alaS gene encoding alanine--tRNA ligase gives MTGAELRKSFTGFFADRDHSIVPSASVVPWDDPTLLFTNAGMNQFKDVFLGKSTREYVRATDFQKCIRAGGKHNDLEDVGRSPVHQTFFEMLGNWSFGDYYKEEAIGWAWELLTERWELPAERLWATVFREDDEAESIWKQHTGIAGDRVLRFDEKDNFWEMGETGPCGPNSEIHYDLGPERCGRKDDPGHVCGVNGDCTRYVEIWNLVFIQYDRSADGALTPLPSRHVDTGMGFERMLSILQGVDSNYETDVFRPLMDHIGELSQHPYAEGDTAVAYRVLADHVRALAFAIADGAQPSNEGRGYVLRRILRRAARYGRNLGLADPFLYRLVPTLTEEMGAAYPELSAAQEKVEKVIRSEEESFGRTLDHGIELFENIVERAGAEGRNEIRGEEAFKLYDTYGFPVDLTQLMAGEKDMKVDMAGFEVEMGQQRERSTKARVTAGTPSVTTDVQVENPTVFLGYDTLAVEDAEVVTAEGGAVVLTQTPFYAESGGQVGDAGWLETESGGRIAVLDTTRDGDTIIHHCDPDSAADLKPGMTVTARVDADRRQSIMRNHTATHLLHAVLRETLGAHVEQRGSVVAPDRLRFDFSHFSAVTPEEQNAIERRVNELVWENIRVEPFETDLEDAKHQGAMALFTEKYEDRVRVVRIGEVSLELCGGTHLGATGEIGLFRLVRESGIAAGVRRVEALTGAGAYEAVKRDEGLVAGAAEALKSEPDDLAKRAGDLTARVRELERHIREMGRSSSQNWADELIDGAVDADGVAVAAGRVDCPDMDTLRAMGDTLRERLSGAAVGVLFASFEERPVCIVVVTDGAISGRGLHAGKLARDVAAFIGGGGGGKAHMAQAGGKDASRIDEAVGQAPGVVEQHLRNA, from the coding sequence TTGACCGGAGCCGAACTGCGAAAGTCCTTTACCGGCTTTTTCGCCGACCGCGATCACTCGATCGTGCCGAGCGCCAGCGTCGTGCCCTGGGACGATCCCACGTTGCTCTTCACCAACGCGGGGATGAACCAGTTCAAGGACGTTTTCCTGGGGAAAAGCACCCGCGAATACGTGCGCGCGACGGATTTCCAGAAGTGCATTCGCGCCGGCGGCAAGCACAACGACCTGGAGGACGTGGGCCGATCGCCCGTCCACCAGACCTTCTTCGAAATGCTCGGGAACTGGTCCTTCGGCGACTACTACAAGGAAGAAGCCATCGGATGGGCCTGGGAGCTGCTCACGGAACGGTGGGAACTCCCCGCCGAACGGCTGTGGGCGACCGTGTTCCGTGAGGATGACGAGGCCGAGTCCATCTGGAAACAACATACCGGCATCGCAGGCGACCGGGTCCTGAGATTCGACGAGAAGGACAACTTCTGGGAAATGGGCGAGACCGGACCCTGCGGTCCCAACTCGGAAATCCACTACGACCTGGGTCCGGAGCGGTGCGGCCGGAAGGATGATCCCGGCCACGTCTGCGGGGTCAACGGAGACTGCACACGATACGTGGAAATCTGGAACCTGGTCTTCATCCAGTACGACCGGAGCGCCGACGGCGCGTTGACGCCCCTGCCCTCCCGACACGTCGACACGGGCATGGGCTTCGAACGGATGCTCAGCATCCTCCAGGGCGTGGATTCGAACTACGAAACCGACGTGTTTCGCCCGCTGATGGACCACATCGGAGAACTGTCGCAACATCCCTACGCGGAAGGGGATACGGCCGTGGCCTACCGCGTGCTCGCCGACCACGTCCGGGCCCTGGCCTTCGCCATAGCCGACGGCGCCCAGCCTTCCAACGAAGGACGGGGCTACGTCCTCAGGCGCATCCTCCGCCGCGCGGCGCGGTATGGCCGCAATCTCGGCCTGGCCGATCCCTTCCTCTACCGGCTCGTGCCGACGCTCACCGAAGAGATGGGCGCGGCCTACCCGGAACTCTCCGCCGCGCAGGAAAAGGTGGAGAAGGTGATCCGGTCCGAAGAGGAGAGCTTCGGGCGCACGCTCGATCACGGCATCGAACTCTTCGAGAATATCGTCGAACGGGCAGGCGCCGAAGGACGAAATGAAATCCGGGGCGAAGAGGCCTTCAAACTGTACGATACCTACGGTTTCCCCGTGGATCTGACGCAGTTGATGGCCGGTGAGAAGGACATGAAAGTGGATATGGCCGGCTTCGAGGTGGAGATGGGGCAGCAGCGGGAAAGATCCACCAAAGCGAGGGTTACGGCTGGCACGCCATCAGTCACCACTGATGTTCAGGTTGAAAACCCTACTGTATTCCTCGGATACGATACGCTCGCCGTCGAAGATGCCGAGGTGGTAACGGCCGAGGGCGGTGCCGTCGTCCTCACCCAAACCCCCTTCTACGCCGAATCGGGCGGACAGGTGGGCGACGCCGGCTGGCTTGAGACGGAATCGGGCGGGCGGATCGCCGTGCTGGACACCACGCGAGACGGCGACACCATCATCCACCACTGCGACCCGGACAGCGCCGCCGATCTCAAGCCCGGCATGACCGTCACCGCGCGGGTCGACGCGGACCGCAGGCAGTCCATCATGCGGAACCATACGGCGACCCACCTCCTGCACGCCGTGCTTCGGGAGACCCTGGGCGCCCACGTGGAACAGCGAGGCTCCGTGGTCGCGCCCGACCGGTTGCGTTTCGATTTCTCGCATTTCAGCGCCGTCACGCCCGAAGAACAGAACGCGATCGAACGCCGGGTCAACGAGCTCGTATGGGAGAACATCCGCGTCGAGCCGTTCGAAACCGACCTGGAAGACGCGAAGCATCAGGGCGCCATGGCGCTTTTCACCGAAAAGTACGAGGACCGGGTGCGCGTGGTGCGCATCGGCGAGGTGAGCCTGGAGCTGTGCGGCGGCACCCACCTCGGCGCCACGGGCGAGATCGGGTTGTTCCGGCTAGTCCGTGAATCGGGCATCGCCGCCGGCGTGCGGCGGGTGGAGGCCCTGACCGGCGCCGGCGCGTACGAAGCCGTCAAGCGGGACGAAGGACTCGTCGCGGGGGCCGCGGAGGCCCTCAAGAGCGAGCCGGATGACCTGGCGAAAAGGGCCGGGGACCTGACTGCGCGGGTCCGCGAGCTGGAACGGCACATCCGGGAAATGGGCCGGTCCTCGTCGCAGAACTGGGCCGATGAACTCATAGACGGCGCCGTGGACGCGGACGGCGTCGCCGTCGCCGCGGGCCGGGTGGATTGCCCGGACATGGACACCCTCCGCGCCATGGGAGACACGCTGCGCGAGCGCCTTTCCGGCGCAGCGGTCGGCGTGCTGTTCGCCAGCTTCGAGGAACGCCCCGTCTGCATCGTCGTGGTGACCGACGGCGCAATTTCCGGGCGCGGCCTCCACGCGGGCAAGTTGGCGCGGGATGTGGCCGCCTTCATCGGCGGCGGCGGAGGTGGGAAGGCCCATATGGCACAGGCAGGTGGGAAGGACGCGTCCCGGATCGACGAAGCCGTGGGCCAGGCACCGGGTGTCGTCGAGCAACATCTGCGGAACGCGTAA
- a CDS encoding 50S ribosomal protein L25, giving the protein MNQVSLKARQRTDTGKQVAKALRRDGALPAVVYGSGESSTPLTLDYREFEGFLRKTRGESVVINLEIEGMEDKKALLRDIQRDYLRNQLLHADFQQIRMSDRITTEVSLVMIGEPIGVTRDGGVLDQSLRVVEISCVASEIPEHLEVDISELSMGDTIHISDLTFENVEIVTDGEVAVVSVLTPMAEEPEEEEVDLEQEEPEIIGQAREDGEEEDGTEDEQED; this is encoded by the coding sequence ATGAACCAGGTATCGTTAAAGGCCCGTCAGCGGACGGACACCGGAAAGCAGGTCGCCAAGGCGCTTCGGCGGGACGGCGCGCTGCCCGCCGTGGTCTACGGCAGCGGGGAATCCTCCACGCCGCTGACCCTCGACTATCGCGAGTTCGAGGGCTTCCTCAGAAAGACCCGGGGCGAAAGCGTCGTCATCAACCTGGAAATCGAAGGCATGGAGGACAAGAAAGCCCTGTTGCGGGATATCCAGCGGGACTACCTGAGAAACCAGTTGCTCCACGCCGATTTCCAGCAGATCAGGATGAGCGACCGGATCACCACGGAGGTTTCGCTGGTGATGATCGGTGAGCCCATCGGCGTGACGAGAGACGGCGGCGTGCTCGACCAGTCCCTGCGGGTGGTCGAAATCAGCTGCGTCGCTTCCGAGATTCCGGAGCATCTGGAAGTGGATATCAGCGAATTGAGCATGGGCGATACGATCCACATCAGCGATCTTACCTTCGAGAACGTCGAAATCGTAACCGACGGAGAGGTCGCCGTGGTATCGGTACTCACGCCGATGGCGGAGGAGCCGGAGGAAGAGGAAGTCGACCTGGAGCAGGAAGAGCCGGAGATCATCGGCCAGGCCCGGGAAGACGGCGAGGAAGAAGACGGGACCGAGGACGAGCAAGAAGACTAA
- the rpsR gene encoding 30S ribosomal protein S18: protein MNQSRMTRGRKQKRIPGRIKNIDYKDPKALRRFVTERGKIVPSRISGASALCQRRLAKAIKRARAIGLLPFIEETYK from the coding sequence ATGAACCAATCCAGGATGACCAGGGGGAGAAAGCAGAAGCGCATACCGGGCCGCATCAAGAACATCGATTACAAGGACCCGAAGGCGCTCCGGCGCTTCGTCACCGAACGGGGCAAGATCGTGCCGAGCCGGATTTCCGGCGCGAGCGCGCTTTGCCAGCGACGGCTGGCAAAGGCCATCAAGCGGGCCCGGGCCATCGGCCTGCTCCCCTTTATCGAAGAAACCTACAAGTAG
- the ispE gene encoding 4-(cytidine 5'-diphospho)-2-C-methyl-D-erythritol kinase, with product MTLRSFAKINLAIHLLGKRTDGYHEIVTLMETVDLADELKVSAQEQGTTVTCSDPAVPTDGRNLVHRAAGLVRERCGLGDRGARIHIDKRIPVAAGLAGGSGNAAMTLHGLNALWSLGLGEEDLADLAAELGSDVPFCLHGGVAVASGRGEKVAWLDAPGPRHYVLVSPPLEVASGWAYSQWKMELTKDASCINLISSVMQAGDADRLASCLHNDLEPAVRAAHPEIDRARDLLADAGLKGMLMSGSGPSVFGLAPGRAEAERIAQDLRGRVEPSWRVFAVSSSSRRDAAV from the coding sequence ATGACCCTTCGTTCCTTTGCCAAGATCAATCTCGCCATTCATCTGCTCGGCAAGCGGACCGACGGTTACCACGAGATCGTCACGCTGATGGAGACCGTGGACCTGGCCGATGAACTGAAAGTGTCCGCACAGGAGCAGGGAACGACCGTCACCTGCTCCGATCCGGCCGTGCCGACGGACGGGCGCAACCTGGTCCACAGGGCGGCCGGACTCGTGCGTGAGCGTTGCGGACTCGGCGATCGGGGCGCGCGGATCCACATCGATAAGCGCATCCCCGTGGCCGCGGGACTCGCCGGCGGGAGCGGCAACGCGGCCATGACACTGCACGGGCTCAACGCGCTCTGGTCGCTGGGGTTGGGAGAAGAAGACCTGGCGGACCTCGCCGCGGAGCTCGGATCCGACGTGCCCTTCTGTCTCCATGGCGGCGTGGCCGTAGCTTCCGGACGGGGGGAAAAGGTCGCCTGGCTGGATGCGCCCGGACCGCGCCACTACGTCCTGGTCAGCCCGCCCCTCGAAGTCGCGAGCGGATGGGCCTACAGCCAATGGAAAATGGAATTGACAAAAGACGCGTCCTGCATTAACTTAATCTCTTCTGTCATGCAGGCCGGGGATGCCGATAGACTGGCCTCCTGTCTGCATAACGACCTGGAACCGGCGGTCCGGGCGGCCCACCCCGAAATCGACAGGGCGAGGGACCTGCTTGCGGATGCCGGACTGAAGGGTATGCTGATGTCTGGCAGCGGCCCATCGGTCTTCGGACTGGCGCCCGGCAGGGCGGAGGCGGAACGGATAGCACAGGACTTGCGGGGACGGGTCGAACCGTCCTGGCGGGTCTTCGCGGTCTCCTCGTCATCCCGGCGGGATGCCGCGGTTTAA
- a CDS encoding SIS domain-containing protein — protein MIREYLEWTKEVLGRIEPGEVQALIDLLMDARKNGRGIFVIGNGGSAATASHFAVDLGKGTLRGTEDAPRFRVNSLTDNLPYVTAWANDFDYDLVYEQQLRNLGAPGDVVIGISASGNSPNVIRAMEFARSAGMITVAVTGFSGGAMKASAEHSVHVPVDDYGMAENMHMIIVHIIITQTTSRVADGE, from the coding sequence ATGATCCGCGAATACCTCGAATGGACGAAGGAGGTCCTCGGCCGGATCGAACCCGGCGAAGTGCAGGCGCTCATCGACCTCCTGATGGACGCGCGGAAGAACGGGCGGGGGATCTTCGTCATCGGCAACGGCGGCAGCGCGGCCACGGCTTCCCACTTCGCCGTGGACCTGGGCAAGGGCACGCTCCGAGGCACGGAGGACGCGCCCCGCTTCCGGGTCAACAGCCTCACAGACAACCTGCCCTACGTGACGGCCTGGGCCAACGACTTCGACTACGACCTGGTCTACGAGCAGCAGCTGCGCAATCTCGGCGCGCCCGGCGACGTGGTCATCGGCATCAGCGCGTCGGGGAACAGCCCCAACGTGATCCGCGCCATGGAGTTCGCCCGTTCCGCCGGGATGATAACGGTCGCGGTGACGGGGTTCTCCGGCGGCGCGATGAAGGCATCGGCGGAGCATTCGGTCCACGTCCCCGTGGACGACTACGGCATGGCGGAAAACATGCACATGATCATCGTCCACATCATCATCACGCAGACCACCTCCCGCGTTGCGGATGGCGAATGA
- a CDS encoding 50S ribosomal protein L9 — MKLILTESVRNVGSVGEIVDVSNGFGRNYLMLTKKAIPATPGNLKMLQGKLKRQLALEARTREQAEELAGVLEEVSLTAVVQVGEEDRMFGSVTHQHVADLLKEKGYDIDRRKIHLDEPIKALGIYTIPIALHAQVEAGVKLWVVKE, encoded by the coding sequence GTGAAGCTCATTTTGACCGAGTCGGTGCGGAACGTGGGAAGCGTCGGTGAAATCGTGGACGTTTCCAACGGGTTCGGCAGGAACTACCTGATGCTGACGAAGAAGGCCATTCCGGCAACGCCCGGAAACCTGAAGATGCTCCAGGGCAAATTGAAACGGCAACTGGCCCTGGAAGCCAGGACGCGGGAACAGGCCGAAGAACTCGCAGGCGTCCTGGAAGAGGTCTCCCTCACCGCCGTCGTCCAGGTCGGCGAAGAAGACCGCATGTTCGGTTCCGTCACCCATCAGCACGTCGCCGATCTGCTGAAGGAGAAGGGCTACGATATCGACCGGCGCAAGATCCATCTCGACGAGCCCATCAAGGCGCTGGGCATATACACGATTCCCATCGCGCTGCACGCCCAGGTAGAGGCCGGCGTGAAGCTCTGGGTGGTCAAGGAATAA
- the rpsF gene encoding 30S ribosomal protein S6, whose translation MHVRSYETVVIIDSKLEEEPLEEEISAIEGLIASNQGEVVDTERWGSRKLSYEINDAHQGNFTLIRFDGEPALVDVLDRSFKLNDRVLRHMTKRVRKHPAHVYEKAEQAEKNEQAEKAEQADKKTGAEA comes from the coding sequence ATGCACGTGCGGTCATATGAAACTGTAGTGATTATCGATTCCAAGCTCGAAGAAGAGCCGCTCGAGGAAGAAATCTCCGCCATCGAGGGGCTTATCGCGTCGAACCAGGGGGAAGTCGTCGACACGGAACGCTGGGGAAGCCGGAAGCTCAGCTACGAGATCAACGACGCCCACCAGGGCAATTTCACGTTGATCCGTTTTGACGGTGAGCCGGCCCTGGTGGACGTGCTGGACCGGTCGTTCAAGTTGAATGATCGCGTGCTCAGGCACATGACGAAGCGGGTCAGGAAGCATCCGGCCCACGTGTACGAGAAGGCGGAACAGGCCGAAAAAAACGAGCAGGCCGAGAAGGCGGAACAGGCCGATAAGAAAACGGGAGCGGAAGCATGA
- the rfbD gene encoding dTDP-4-dehydrorhamnose reductase: MRILITGARGQLGTDLQRSLAEHELIPCTHGELDVTEKHRVYGLLKDHRPDAVINTAAYHRVDECESHPDQTFAVNAFGPWHLAMACRMYGAKLVHVSTNFVFDGTADRPYREDDLPLPLNVYGTAKLSGEHLVRSTWDRHFIIRTTGLFGHSGGGGKGYNFVEAMIRAGTERREVVVVSDQVMSPTGTADLASALAELVATDAFGTYHVTNGGACSYYDFARTIFSKTGIEAAVKPTTTEAYGAPAARPLYTVLDNDRIRSLGIAEMPSWEDALDDYLARRAGRGDAPKAGPTGVRAAHPSDKGQAGRGDAPKAGPTDARSANPSDKGRAGPTDETTGGNP; encoded by the coding sequence ATGCGCATCCTCATAACCGGGGCCCGGGGCCAACTGGGTACGGACCTGCAGCGATCGCTGGCGGAGCACGAACTGATTCCGTGTACCCACGGCGAACTCGACGTCACCGAGAAACACCGCGTTTACGGCCTGCTGAAGGACCACCGGCCGGATGCGGTGATCAATACCGCGGCGTACCACCGGGTCGACGAGTGCGAGTCCCATCCCGACCAGACTTTCGCCGTCAATGCCTTCGGTCCTTGGCACCTGGCCATGGCCTGCCGCATGTACGGGGCGAAACTGGTGCACGTCAGTACGAATTTCGTCTTCGACGGCACGGCGGACCGGCCTTACCGGGAGGATGACCTGCCCTTGCCCCTGAACGTCTACGGCACAGCCAAGCTATCCGGCGAACACCTGGTGCGTTCGACCTGGGACCGCCATTTCATCATCCGCACCACCGGCCTGTTCGGCCACTCCGGCGGGGGCGGGAAAGGATACAATTTCGTCGAGGCCATGATCCGGGCCGGCACGGAAAGACGGGAAGTGGTCGTGGTGAGCGACCAGGTGATGTCGCCCACGGGGACGGCCGATTTGGCAAGCGCGCTTGCGGAACTGGTGGCCACCGATGCCTTCGGGACGTACCATGTGACCAACGGCGGCGCGTGTTCCTACTATGACTTTGCACGGACCATATTTAGTAAGACAGGCATCGAAGCGGCCGTGAAACCCACGACCACCGAAGCATACGGCGCACCCGCCGCCCGGCCCCTGTACACGGTGCTGGACAACGACCGGATCCGGTCCCTGGGCATCGCGGAAATGCCTTCCTGGGAGGACGCCCTGGACGACTACCTGGCGCGGCGGGCCGGCCGCGGCGACGCACCAAAGGCAGGCCCCACCGGCGTGCGGGCGGCGCACCCCAGCGACAAAGGGCAGGCAGGCCGCGGCGACGCACCGAAGGCTGGTCCCACCGACGCGCGGTCGGCGAACCCCAGCGACAAAGGGCGGGCAGGCCCCACCGACGAAACCACCGGCGGGAATCCATGA
- a CDS encoding M20 family metallopeptidase, translating to MFDPLQVTRELIAFNSISANSNAAVSDYLQDQVDRVGFQVERITYHDDNGVEKVNLVGRKGEGKGGLALLGHSDTVPVDGWETDPFTAEIRDNRIYGRGSCDMKGALSTMLAAGAAFEASELSAPIYLVFTADEEVGCWGAAEVSERSELLNGSGLRYGIICEPTRMEVVRAHKGAVFMRGETEGRAAHSSTGRGVNAHHAMIPFLVEMKAIHDELRSDSRHLNDEFDPPFSDWNIGVNDGGIALNMTAPKSTCTVYYRPMPGQDQEALLDRTRKAAERNGVELTIQKIGDPFSTPADSELVRTALGITGTEKAHTVPYGTDGLVFGRTMELILLGPGDIRQAHTVDEWMALDQFDLAIDAYKSMIRAFCV from the coding sequence ATGTTCGATCCCCTCCAGGTCACCAGGGAGTTGATCGCGTTCAATTCGATCAGCGCCAACAGCAACGCCGCCGTATCCGATTACCTCCAGGACCAGGTCGACCGCGTGGGTTTTCAGGTCGAACGCATTACGTACCATGACGACAACGGCGTGGAGAAGGTCAACCTCGTCGGCCGCAAGGGCGAGGGGAAGGGCGGCCTCGCGCTGCTGGGCCATTCGGACACCGTCCCGGTAGACGGTTGGGAAACGGACCCTTTTACGGCGGAGATCCGGGACAACCGGATATACGGCCGCGGAAGCTGCGACATGAAGGGCGCCCTGTCCACCATGCTCGCGGCGGGGGCGGCCTTCGAGGCGTCGGAACTCTCCGCGCCGATCTATCTCGTGTTCACCGCCGACGAGGAAGTCGGGTGCTGGGGCGCGGCCGAAGTCAGCGAGCGGTCCGAACTCCTGAACGGCAGCGGGCTGCGCTACGGGATCATCTGCGAGCCGACGCGCATGGAGGTCGTACGAGCGCACAAGGGCGCGGTTTTCATGCGGGGCGAGACGGAGGGGCGGGCAGCCCACAGTAGCACCGGCAGAGGCGTCAACGCCCATCACGCCATGATCCCCTTTCTCGTGGAGATGAAGGCCATCCACGACGAGCTCAGGTCGGACTCCAGGCATCTGAATGACGAGTTCGATCCGCCCTTTTCCGACTGGAACATCGGGGTCAACGACGGCGGCATCGCCCTGAACATGACGGCGCCCAAAAGCACATGCACGGTCTACTACCGGCCGATGCCCGGGCAGGATCAGGAAGCCCTCCTGGACCGCACCCGAAAAGCGGCAGAACGGAACGGCGTTGAACTGACGATCCAGAAGATCGGGGACCCCTTCAGTACGCCCGCGGACTCGGAGCTTGTCCGGACGGCCCTGGGGATCACCGGAACGGAGAAGGCCCACACGGTTCCCTACGGCACCGACGGACTGGTCTTTGGCAGGACAATGGAGCTGATCCTGCTCGGTCCCGGGGACATCCGCCAGGCCCACACGGTGGACGAATGGATGGCCCTGGACCAGTTCGACCTTGCGATCGACGCGTACAAGTCGATGATCCGCGCGTTTTGTGTTTGA